From the Pseudomonas monsensis genome, the window GTGTGCTGATGGCGATGGGGATGATGATGCTCTCGCCGCTGATCATTTCCCTGCCGTTCAAGATCATGCTGTTTGTCCTGGTGGATGGTTGGGCGCTGATTATCGGCACCCTGGCGAGCAGCTTCGGCGGTGTCTCGCCATGACCCCTGAAGTTGCGGTCGACATTTTCCGCGAAGCATTGTGGCTGACCACGCTGATGGTCGCGGTGCTGGTGATTCCGAGCCTGTTGGTCGGCCTGTTGGTGGCAATGTTCCAGGCCGCCACGCAAATCAACGAACAGACCCTGAGTTTCCTGCCGCGACTGCTGGTGATGCTGGTAACGCTGATCGTCGCCGGCCCGTGGCTGGTGCAGACTTTCATGGAATACATCATCCAGCTGTACCACAACATCCCGATGGTCATTGGCTAAGCCATGCAATCGTTGCTTCAGCTGACCGACACCCAGATCAGTACCTGGGTGGCGACATTCATGTTGCCGCTGTTTCGCGTCGGCGCGGTGCTGATGGTCATGCCGGTGTTCGGTACGACCCTGGTGCCGAAGCGCATTCGGCTGTACTTCGCCCTGGCAATTACTGTGGTGATCGCGCCCAACCTGCCGCCGATGCCGGCGGTCAATGCGCTGGACCTGAGCGGCTTGCTGCTGATTGCCGAGCAGATTCTGATCGGCGCGATTCTCGGCTTTTCCCTGCAACTGTTTTTCCAGGCCTTTGTGGTGGCCGGGCAGATTGTCGCGATCCAGATGGGCATGGGATTCGCCTCGATGGTCGACCCCACCAACGGCGTGTCGGTGGCGGTGATCGGGCAGTTCTTCACCATGCTGGTGACCTTGCTGTTCCTGTCGATGAACGGCCACCTGGTGGTGTTCGAAGTCCTCACCGAGAGTTTCACCACGCTGCCGGTCGGCAGCGGTCTGATGACCGCACATTACTGGGAGCTGGCCGGCAAACTCGGCTGGGTCCTGGGTGCGGCACTGTTGCTGGTCTTGCCGGCGATCACGGCGCTGCTGGTGGTCAACATCGCCTTTGGCGTCATGACCCGCGCGGCGCCGCAACTGAACATCTTCTCCATCGGTTTCCCGCTGACCCTGGTGCTCGGCCTGTTCATCGTCTGGGTCGGTCTGGCGGACATTCTCAACCAGTATCAACCGCTGGCCGCCGAGGCTCTGCAGTTTTTACGCGAACTGTCACAGGCGCGCTGAGTCATGGCTGAGAGCGAAAGCGGTCAGGACAAAACAGAAGACCCCACGGAGAAACGCAAAAAGGATTCCCGTGAAAAGGGTGAGGTTGCGCGCTCCAAAGAGCTCAACACCCTCGCGGTGATGCTGGCCGGCGCCGGTGGCCTGCTGATTTTCGGCGGCATGCTCGCGCAGGATCTGATGGAGCTGATGCGCATGAACTTCTCGCTGTCGCGGGAAGTGATCATGGATCAACGCTCGATGGGCACCTTTCTCCTGCATTCAGGGAAGATCGCCCTGGTGGCGATTCAGCCGATCATGATCACCTTGCTGCTCGCTGCACTGCTGGGGCCGATCGCCCTCGGTGGCTGGCTGTTTGCCGCCGGTTCCATGGCGCCCAAGTTCAGCCGGATGAACCCCGGCGCCGGTCTCAAGCGCATGTTTTCGATGAAGGCGATTGTCGAGCTGCTCAAGGCGCTGGCGAAGTTTTTCATCGTGCTGGCGGTGGCGCTCGTGGTGTTGTCGTCGGACGTCGACGACCTGCTGCGCATTGCCCATGAGCCGCTGGACCAGGCGATCATTCACAGCGTCTTGCTGGTCGGCTGGAGCACATTGTGGATGGCCTGCGGGTTGATCCTGATCGCGGCGGTGGACGTGCCGGTGCAGATCTGGGAGAGCATGAAAAAGCTCAAGATGACCAAGCAGGAAGTGCGCGACGAGCACAAGGATCAGGAAGGCCGGCCCGAGGTCAAGCAGCGGATCCGTCAGGTGCAGCGCGAGATGTCCCAGCGGCGGATGATGGCGGCGATTCCCGATGCCGACGTGGTCATCACCAACCCGACCCACTACGCTGTGGCGCTCAAGTACGACTCGGAGAAGGGCGGGGCACCGGTGCTGCTGGCCAAGGGCAGCGACTTCCTCGCACTGAAAATCCGCGAAATCGCCGTGGCCAACAACGTCATGCTCCTCGAATCGCCGGCCCTGGCGCGTTCGATCTACTACTCCACCGAGCTGGAGCAGGAAATCCCCGGCGGGCTGTATCTGGCTGTCGCTCAGGTGTTGGCCTACGTCTACCAGATCCGCCAGCACCGTGCGGGCAAGGGCAAGCGCCCGGACCCGCTCAAGGACGATTTGCCGATTCCGCCGGATCTGCGGCGTGATTCCTGACTCTGCCGTGATGAAACAAAAAAACCGCCGTCCCGATTGAACCGGGCGGCGGTTTTTTTATGCCTGAAGACTTGTGCTGGCTGTGAGGCCGTCATCGCGGGCAAGCCTGCTCCCACAGGAGGCGGTGTTGCTCACAAACCTGTATTTACACGCAGAACCTGTGGGCTTGCCCGCGATGGCGTCAGCGGCCACAACGCCTTGCTCAGTCCTTGTCACAGATCCCTGCTATTGAGGCAATTGCAGATTATCCAGTGCCCGGTTCACCGCCAGCTCGCTCAGCATGATCAGTTGCGCAATGGTGAAGCTCCTTGGTAAATGGAGCTGCTGCCTATTGCTACCAAACATTAGGGTGGCGGCTGAACGCAGGTTGGTAGACCGGGCACCAAGGAAAACCCAGCGCGCCATAACAAGTCGGTCGACGAAAAAACATCGACAGAATGCAATTGCCGGCGCTGTGCGCCTCGGTTAACTCGGACTATCAAACCCGATCACTGTTTCTCAGTGACAGGGAAACGATATAGCCCGCTTCAGAGCTGCACAAGCCGGCGGATTTGGCGTAGCTGTAGGCAAAGGTGCAAGTCTGCGTGGCTTTACGGACACAGATTTAAACGCTATTAAACGATTATTGTGAATTGAGCTTAAACGAAAAAACCGCGCTCTCTTTTTACAGGAGTGCGGTTTTTAAGGTTGGGACTGGTAAATAAATGCGTCCCGAATGGTACTTCCCAGTCACCGCTTTGTGTTCAGAACCGATGTCAATTCCTACTATGCCTCCATTTCGCATCAGCGACTGATGGCTGATCTGGCACTGCAGGTGCAGGATCCATGCCTTCTCGACGTGGTCGCGCAATGCCTCACGCGCACTGCCGAGCGCGGTGGCGTATTTTGGGATCACACGCGAGGCATTCCCTTGGCGTGCTCACTCAGTCCTCTGCGGGCGGTTTCTACTTATCCCGTTTGGATGTGGCCTTGATGCGGCCAGACGTGTTTTATTTACGCTATATGGATGACGTGCTGGTATTGGCACCGACACGCAATAAACTGCGTCAGGCTGTGCGTGTGGTCAATGACCTGTTTGAAGAGTTTGATCTACAAAAGCATCCCGACAAAACCTATGTCGGACGTATTGAACGGGGCTTCACTTTCCTGGGAAAGCGTTACCCCCGTCCAATAGCCACTTGTGTTAGTTTCTGTTCATCGAAAGAACGCCAGCTATAGGAGCAAACCTCACCCGCGTCCTCGGACGTGGATGAGGTGGATTAACGTTTTTTCGTATTAACCTATTGGCTATTTATGGGGTGATGGCTCGGCGATTATGGTACTAAACATACGAGTAAGGTGGTGCTGATGTAGTTGTCGGGCGTTGGATTGGTTATTCCGTCTAATATCCACCATGTCCATGGCTCGACGGTGCCCCCGACCAAGTAGTCAATATAGTGCCCTGGGCGAGCGTGTGGGGCTACTGTTGGTCGGTTGAGGAGGGGTGCGATGTCAATGCCCCTCCCGTTGTCATAATCGGGGGAGCCGACCCTGGCGTATTTAACTAATAATGGTAGGTCAGCGGGCCCGATGAGGGCGCCCCCTAGAGATTGTCTCCACGCTAGTGCTTGTGCCGAGGTGCGGCCACCGCCCGGGTACTTTATTAGACGAAGTACATTGCGCACGATTACCTCGTAGCTGGCGTCGCGTCCCAGGCTGTCGGTCACATAAATACGGGTCGTTCCGTTCCACTCACTCCGCACGCGCCCTGTCGTCTCCTCAACCGAAGCGATGCCACTGTCGCCTGACCTATACCTGTAAGGGGGGACGCCACTTGACGGGGTTCGGTCGGCTGTGGTGCCGGCGGGGTCCTTTCCGGTACGAAGCCATCTGGGACCGGAATCCGCGATGGAAAGGTTGCGACCAGATATTACTAAAGTTGAGGTTTCTATGATGAACGCGGGGGCCACCGTAAGGGTTCGCGCGGCAGAAGTCTGCCCATTACCATACAACGCCTTGGCGGTAAAGCTATGTTCAGCCACAGCCAAGGCACTGACGAGCAGCGTCCAGACGCCGGTTGTGGGATCTGCGGTTGTCGGACCCTTGGAGGCAGCGCCGTCAAAGACTTCGACGTTCTGGCCATTGGCGGCGTTGCCGCTGAGGGTCACGGCCGTTTCGCTGGTGGTGCCGCCCGGTAGGATATCGGCCCCGCTCGGCGAGCCGTTGGCAGAGTCAATGGTCGGGGCAATATCTTCAATAACGCTCAAGTAACGCACATTCGAATAGACTGAACTGCTGTGATACAGCGATTTGGCATACAACCGGCGCGCGCCGACTGCAACCGTGATCGTGCGTTCCCACAGGCCTGTTATTTCATCCGCTTTCGCCATTCCCTTCGACACTGCGCCTGAACCGCTGCCATCGTAAACCTCGACGTCCTGCCCCTTGCTGGCGCTGCCTTTGAGTGTCAGCGATGTACTGACGGTAGTTTGGCGATCAGGTACCTCCATGCCTTTGTCGTCCAGCACATTGCTCAGCGTCGGCACCATGACGGTCGTGACGGTGAGCGTGTAGGCCGCAGAGGCGGGTTCGGCGCCGTACTTTCCTGTCGCGGTGAAACTGTGTTTCGTCACAGTCAGCCCCGACGCGGTGTAGGTCCAGATTCCGGATACCGGATCCGCCGTGACCTGATCCTTGACGGTGGCGCCATCGCGTATCTCGACGTTCTTGCCCTTGGCGGCCGTACCGCTCAGCACCACGCTGGTTTCAACAGTGGTGCCACCTTCGACGATTTCCTTGCCGCTTGGCGATCCCTTGACCGAATCAATGGTAGGCGGATCAAGCGCCACGGCTTGCCCCACCACAAACTCCAGCACATTGGAATAACTTGTGTCCTTGCTCGCATCCCGAAAAATCCGATACCGCACCGTCACCTTCTTCCCGCGGTTGGGTTCGATGTGTTGCGCCACAAACGCCGCATCCAGCGTGAAGTCGACGTCCTTGTCCTTGGACAGTGCATTGAGCTTTTTGAAATCTACCTTCTCGCCGCTGACTTCGCCGAACCAGGTGTAGGTGACGATATCGTTTGCTTCGGTCGGCCTGGCCACCGGGCGCGGAGCGGTGAGTTTGCCGACGCCGCCGGGCAGATCAGCCGGTTCCAGCGCGCCGTCCTTTTCGCCGAGGACGATCGGTGGCACCAGTTCGAATTTCGGTTCGCCGACGATCAAGCGCGCGGCGTGTTGTGAGGCGCGGCTGATGATCTCGTCGTTTTCCCCTGCGCTGAGCAGGTTGTACGACAGATCCAGCGAGCCGCCTTCCAGGGTTTTGCCGTGCCGGCCTTCGACGGTGATGATGAAACCGGCCGGGGCGCTGGCTTCTTCCTCCGTGGGAAAATACCAGTCCAGTGCCGGGTCGTAGCTGGTGTTGTCGGGGCGGGTGCCGAACCATTTCAGTTCGATGGCATTATCTGCGGTGATCGACAGATCGTAGGGAATGCGGATGCGGTAGTTGGCTGCGTCCGGGTCGAGTGCCCCCTGCGGCGCATCCAGCGCAATCGGTGCCGCCAGACGTGTCGGTTCGCCGACGACAGTGATGGTGCGTGACTTGGAGCGCTGGATGATCTTGCCGTTGCGCTCCAGTCCGTAGGAATAAATGGCTGAGCGTGTCCCCAGCGAACGCAGGCCAGGGTTGCTGTGCAGGATATCGACCTCCACCGGCGGGTTTTTATCAATGCTCTGGCGCACGACGATGTCGACGGATTTGTCTTCGGCCGTGGTGCCGGTGAGGCGCATGACGATGACATCGCCCCGACTGAACTCATTTGAATCCTCAGCCCAGACCTTCAGCAGCGGGAGGTCATCACCGAGTTTTTCCAGATCCAGAATAAGCCCGTCAGCCTGTTTAAGGATCGGCGCTAGCAGCCGCGAATTACCGGTGTCGACGACGATGCGCGCCTCCTTGCACCAGTCTTCGGACTGGTTGAGCACACGGTCGCGGATCATGTAGCTGACGGACAGGCCGGTGAGGTCCGAATCCCCGGCCGCCAGCAGGGTGGCTTCGTCGATGAGGATCCTGACCGGGTTGGCATCAGGGGCGTCGACCTGGGCCTGGGTGAGGGGGGCGGACAGTACGGTTTGACCGGCCCACCCGACATGGATCACATCCCCCGCGGCGGCATTGGGGTAGGGCAGGCCGGAGCCGGATTTGGGAGCGACAATCACCACCACGCCGTCCTTGACGTTGTCCTTGTCGACCCCGTCGCGCACGACACTCTCTGGCAGGAAGGCAATGGCCAGTTCGGAGTGACCATAGTCAGGGTCGGTGTCCTGGCCGCCGGGCAGTTCGAGTTTGACGAAGAGGGTGAGTGTCGGGCCTTCCTCGGGTCGCTGGGAAAAGCGGGTCACTTTGTAGGACAGTGTCGAGGCCCCGGTCAGCAGCCGCTTCGGCGGCACGAACAGGGTGACACGTTCGCCGATTTCGCTGGCGTCGTAGATGGTTTTTTGATCCATCACCGCGCCATGGAGCAGCAGTTCGACCTTGTCGCCCTCGTCCATGTTGTTCCAGGGTGGAATCTGGCACTTCAACCCCTTGTCGGGAAAGTTGAGTCGCGCGGCCGCGAGGTTGACCCCCCAGATGCCGTCGGGCAACAGCACGCCGCCCGTGATTTCCGGATCGTTCAAGGCGAGTGTGTTGATGTCTTTGCGGGGTTGGACGAGCATTGAAGGCACTCCTGCCGAGTGGGGGGGCGATGGAGTGATTAGGCGCCGGGAAGGCGAAGTTGGCACCTGTCAGATCTGACAGGTGCGTTGGGGTTTGCGACGAGTGGTCAGGGTGCGGCTTCAGGATCATCTGGCAACTGTTCCCGGACAGGTTCGACTCTGGCATGTCCTCAAAAGCAAAAGATCGCTGCCTTTGGCCGCTCCCTGATTTCTGCAAAAAACCGCCGGATTTACGGCGCGATTCCTGAGTGTGCTGCGATGAAACAAGAAAACCGCCGTCCCGGTTGAACGGGGCGGCGGTTTTTTTATGCATTAAGACTTGTGCTGGCTGTGAGGCCGCCTTCGCGGGCAAGCCTGCTCCCACAGGTTGTGCGTGTAAACACAGGTTTGTGGGCAACACCGTCCCCTGTGGGAGCGGGCTTGCCCGCGAAGGCGCCAGCGGCCACAACGCCTTGCTCGGTCCTTGTCACAGATCCCTGCTATTGGGGTAATTGCAGATTATCCAGCGCGCGGTTCACCGCCAGCTCACTCAGCATGATCAGTTGCGCAATTCCCAGCAGCGTCCGGCGCTGCGCTACCGGCAACAGGGCGGCGGCGTCATGGGCGATGGTTCTGGCTGAAGCGAGTGTGTCGCTGGCATCGACCAGCAGTTCCTCGTTTTTGAAGTCGGCGGTGACGGCGTACATCCCGCGGCTTCTGCGTGGCAGTGGGGTGGAGCCAGGTGGGCATAGGTAGTGATCGAGGGCGCGGTCGGCGGCTTCGTGGAGTTTTTTTGAGTCGAGGGATTCGTAGGGGGAGGTGGCGTCGGTTTCGGGCGGGTTGGGTGTTGGTTTGATCATGGTGAAGCTCCTTTGAGGTGGAGCCGCCAAATCCTGTCGCTAAACAGGAGGGGTGGCGGCTGTACGCAGGTTAGCGAACCGGTCAAAGGCAACCGGTAGACCCGAAGGTCTCCCGCATACAGCCACCATGACGAAATCGCGAAAATACAGATCCGCAACGAAGCCTGGAACGCTGATGCACCTTTGACTTGAGTTCGAGTCGCTAAACCCGATCGCTGATTCGTCAGCGACTGGACCACAATAGAACCCGCCCCCAAAGCGCACAAGCCGGCGGATTCTGGCGTAGCTGTAGGCAATGGCGCAAGGATGTGTAGCCTGTAAGACGTGTCTGAAGGTGTTTTTTAAACACCTTCGTTTAAATGAAGAAACTTGCGTCGAACATAAGGGCCCCTTCGCGAGCAAGCTCGCTCCCACATTTGGAATGCATTTCAATCTGACATTTGGAATGCATTCCCCTGTAGGCCTTCGCCTGCTCGCGATAGCGGTCTGTCTGGTTTGAATGTATTGACTGGAAAATCCTCATCGCGAGCAGGCGAAGGCCTACAGTGGTCGCGTTCACCTTCCTCTCTGTTTCAATCCTTGGCAAAAGTTGGAAAGCTTCTTGCAGTACCCGCCGTGAGCCCGCTCTGGGCGTCAAAAGTTTGCTTTAAAGGAACGGGGAAAACCGGTGGATCGCTCTCAGTTATTCAACACTGCTCGCTCGAATGTTGCCGACCTCAGTCGAGGCAATCTGGGCGTGCCATTGTTGCTGCTGGTCATGCTGGCGATGATGATGTTGCCGGTGCCGCCGTTCCTGCTCGACGTGTTCTTCACCTTCAACATTGCCCTGTCGATCGTCGTCCTGCTGGTCTGCGTCTATGCATTGCGGCCGCTGGATTTCGCGGTGTTCCCGACCATTCTGCTGGTGGCGACGCTGCTGCGGCTGGCGCTGAACGTGGCGTCGACGCGGGTGGTGATGCTCCACGGTCAGGACGGCCACGCCGCCGCCGGCAAGGTGATCCAGGCCTTCGGTGAGGTGGTGATCGGCGGTAACTACGTGGTCGGTATCGTGGTGTTCGCGATCCTCATGATCATCAACTTCGTCGTGGTGACGAAGGGTGCCGGGCGGATTTCCGAGGTGAGCGCACGCTTCACCCTCGACGCAATGCCCGGCAAACAAATGGCGATCGACGCCGACCTCAACGCCGGCCTGATCGACCAGAACCAGGCCAAGGCCCGGCGTTCCGAAGTTGCTCAGGAAGCCGAGTTCTACGGTTCGATGGACGGTGCCAGCAAGTTCGTCCGGGGTGACGCCATCGCCGGCCTGCTGATTCTGTTCATCAACCTGATCGGCGGCATGGCCGTTGGTATCTTCCAGCACAACATGAGTTTTGCCGACGCCGGCAAGGTTTACGCCTTGCTGACCATCGGTGACGGTTTGGTGGCGCAATTGCCATCACTGTTGTTATCGACAGCGGCGGCGATCATGGTGACCCGTGCTTCCGGTTCGGAAGACATGGGCAAGCAGATCAATCGTCAGATGTTCGCCTCGCCCAAAGCGCTGGCGGTGGCGGCGGGCCTGATGGCGGTCATGGGCCTGGTGCCGGGCATGCCGCATTTCTCGTTCCTGAGCATGGCCGCGCTGGCTGCCGGTGGCGCGTACCTGTTCTGGAAGAAGCAGAACGTCGCCAAGGTGCAGGCTCTGCAAGAGGTCAAGCGCCAGCAGGAGCTGCTGCCGTCGCCGGCCCGCGCCATGGAAACCAAAGAGCTGGGCTGGGACGACGTGACACCAATCGACATGATCGGCCTGGAAGTCGGCTATCGCTTGATTCCGCTGGTCGACCGCAATCAGGGTGGGCAATTGCTGGCGCGAATCAAGGGCGTGCGCAAGAAGCTCTCGCAGGATCTGGGCTTCCTGATGCCGACCGTGCACATTCGCGACAACCTCGACCTGGCCCCGAGCGCTTATCGCCTGACCCTGATGGGTGTGATCCTCGCCGAAGCCGAGATCTATCCCGATCGCGAGCTGGCGATCAACCCGGGGCAGGTCTACGGCACGCTCAACGGGATCAACGCCAAAGATCCGGCTTTTGGCCTGGAGGCAGTGTGGATCGAAATCAGCCAGCGTGCGCAGGCACAATCGCTCGGTTACACCGTGGTCGATGCCAGTACCGTGGTCGCGACTCACTTGAACCAGATTCTGTACAAGCACTCCAGTGAGCTGATCGGCCACGAAGAAGTGCAGCAACTCATGCAATTGCTGGCCAAAAGCTCGCCGAAACTGGCTGAGGAGCTGGTGCCGGGGGTGGTGTCGCTGTCGCAACTGCTCAAGGTGCTGCAGGCGCTGTTGGCCGAACACGTGCCGGTGCGCGATATCCGCAG encodes:
- the flhB gene encoding flagellar biosynthesis protein FlhB, with amino-acid sequence MAESESGQDKTEDPTEKRKKDSREKGEVARSKELNTLAVMLAGAGGLLIFGGMLAQDLMELMRMNFSLSREVIMDQRSMGTFLLHSGKIALVAIQPIMITLLLAALLGPIALGGWLFAAGSMAPKFSRMNPGAGLKRMFSMKAIVELLKALAKFFIVLAVALVVLSSDVDDLLRIAHEPLDQAIIHSVLLVGWSTLWMACGLILIAAVDVPVQIWESMKKLKMTKQEVRDEHKDQEGRPEVKQRIRQVQREMSQRRMMAAIPDADVVITNPTHYAVALKYDSEKGGAPVLLAKGSDFLALKIREIAVANNVMLLESPALARSIYYSTELEQEIPGGLYLAVAQVLAYVYQIRQHRAGKGKRPDPLKDDLPIPPDLRRDS
- the fliQ gene encoding flagellar biosynthesis protein FliQ, yielding MTPEVAVDIFREALWLTTLMVAVLVIPSLLVGLLVAMFQAATQINEQTLSFLPRLLVMLVTLIVAGPWLVQTFMEYIIQLYHNIPMVIG
- the fliR gene encoding flagellar biosynthetic protein FliR is translated as MQSLLQLTDTQISTWVATFMLPLFRVGAVLMVMPVFGTTLVPKRIRLYFALAITVVIAPNLPPMPAVNALDLSGLLLIAEQILIGAILGFSLQLFFQAFVVAGQIVAIQMGMGFASMVDPTNGVSVAVIGQFFTMLVTLLFLSMNGHLVVFEVLTESFTTLPVGSGLMTAHYWELAGKLGWVLGAALLLVLPAITALLVVNIAFGVMTRAAPQLNIFSIGFPLTLVLGLFIVWVGLADILNQYQPLAAEALQFLRELSQAR
- a CDS encoding DUF6124 family protein, which codes for MIKPTPNPPETDATSPYESLDSKKLHEAADRALDHYLCPPGSTPLPRRSRGMYAVTADFKNEELLVDASDTLASARTIAHDAAALLPVAQRRTLLGIAQLIMLSELAVNRALDNLQLPQ
- a CDS encoding Ig-like domain-containing protein, which encodes MLVQPRKDINTLALNDPEITGGVLLPDGIWGVNLAAARLNFPDKGLKCQIPPWNNMDEGDKVELLLHGAVMDQKTIYDASEIGERVTLFVPPKRLLTGASTLSYKVTRFSQRPEEGPTLTLFVKLELPGGQDTDPDYGHSELAIAFLPESVVRDGVDKDNVKDGVVVIVAPKSGSGLPYPNAAAGDVIHVGWAGQTVLSAPLTQAQVDAPDANPVRILIDEATLLAAGDSDLTGLSVSYMIRDRVLNQSEDWCKEARIVVDTGNSRLLAPILKQADGLILDLEKLGDDLPLLKVWAEDSNEFSRGDVIVMRLTGTTAEDKSVDIVVRQSIDKNPPVEVDILHSNPGLRSLGTRSAIYSYGLERNGKIIQRSKSRTITVVGEPTRLAAPIALDAPQGALDPDAANYRIRIPYDLSITADNAIELKWFGTRPDNTSYDPALDWYFPTEEEASAPAGFIITVEGRHGKTLEGGSLDLSYNLLSAGENDEIISRASQHAARLIVGEPKFELVPPIVLGEKDGALEPADLPGGVGKLTAPRPVARPTEANDIVTYTWFGEVSGEKVDFKKLNALSKDKDVDFTLDAAFVAQHIEPNRGKKVTVRYRIFRDASKDTSYSNVLEFVVGQAVALDPPTIDSVKGSPSGKEIVEGGTTVETSVVLSGTAAKGKNVEIRDGATVKDQVTADPVSGIWTYTASGLTVTKHSFTATGKYGAEPASAAYTLTVTTVMVPTLSNVLDDKGMEVPDRQTTVSTSLTLKGSASKGQDVEVYDGSGSGAVSKGMAKADEITGLWERTITVAVGARRLYAKSLYHSSSVYSNVRYLSVIEDIAPTIDSANGSPSGADILPGGTTSETAVTLSGNAANGQNVEVFDGAASKGPTTADPTTGVWTLLVSALAVAEHSFTAKALYGNGQTSAARTLTVAPAFIIETSTLVISGRNLSIADSGPRWLRTGKDPAGTTADRTPSSGVPPYRYRSGDSGIASVEETTGRVRSEWNGTTRIYVTDSLGRDASYEVIVRNVLRLIKYPGGGRTSAQALAWRQSLGGALIGPADLPLLVKYARVGSPDYDNGRGIDIAPLLNRPTVAPHARPGHYIDYLVGGTVEPWTWWILDGITNPTPDNYISTTLLVCLVP
- a CDS encoding reverse transcriptase domain-containing protein, producing the protein MLTQSSAGGFYLSRLDVALMRPDVFYLRYMDDVLVLAPTRNKLRQAVRVVNDLFEEFDLQKHPDKTYVGRIERGFTFLGKRYPRPIATCVSFCSSKERQL
- the flhA gene encoding flagellar biosynthesis protein FlhA, yielding MDRSQLFNTARSNVADLSRGNLGVPLLLLVMLAMMMLPVPPFLLDVFFTFNIALSIVVLLVCVYALRPLDFAVFPTILLVATLLRLALNVASTRVVMLHGQDGHAAAGKVIQAFGEVVIGGNYVVGIVVFAILMIINFVVVTKGAGRISEVSARFTLDAMPGKQMAIDADLNAGLIDQNQAKARRSEVAQEAEFYGSMDGASKFVRGDAIAGLLILFINLIGGMAVGIFQHNMSFADAGKVYALLTIGDGLVAQLPSLLLSTAAAIMVTRASGSEDMGKQINRQMFASPKALAVAAGLMAVMGLVPGMPHFSFLSMAALAAGGAYLFWKKQNVAKVQALQEVKRQQELLPSPARAMETKELGWDDVTPIDMIGLEVGYRLIPLVDRNQGGQLLARIKGVRKKLSQDLGFLMPTVHIRDNLDLAPSAYRLTLMGVILAEAEIYPDRELAINPGQVYGTLNGINAKDPAFGLEAVWIEISQRAQAQSLGYTVVDASTVVATHLNQILYKHSSELIGHEEVQQLMQLLAKSSPKLAEELVPGVVSLSQLLKVLQALLAEHVPVRDIRSIAEAIANNAAKSQDTAALVAAVRVGVSRAIVQSIVGTESELPVITLEPRLEQILLNSLQKAGQGSEEGVLLEPSMAEKLQRSLIEAAQRQEMQGQPVILLVAGPIRAMLSRFGRLAVPGLHVLAYQEIPDNKQVTIVATVGPNG